In the genome of Hymenobacter cellulosivorans, one region contains:
- a CDS encoding OmpH family outer membrane protein, producing the protein MKKLQSLLLGALLLLSAPAALAQKFGYVDSEFIMSKMPAYSQAQQELNTLSANWQKDIESQKKDLDKLYRNYQAEEVLLTEPMKKKRQDEILKKEQDVKAYQNKIFGYEGQLFKKRQELTKPVQDQVFEAIEKVAKKKQLAIIFDKAGDLTMLYTNPTHDYTEFVMEELGLASEDRNQPGQKGAVRTVTTPKTPAGDDTATDTDASAAPASRTRQPTKATNTRPATRKN; encoded by the coding sequence ATGAAAAAGCTCCAATCCCTACTGCTGGGCGCGCTCCTGCTCTTATCGGCTCCCGCCGCGCTGGCCCAGAAATTCGGCTACGTCGACTCTGAGTTTATTATGAGCAAGATGCCGGCTTACTCGCAGGCGCAGCAGGAACTGAATACGTTGTCGGCTAACTGGCAGAAGGATATCGAGAGCCAGAAAAAGGACTTGGATAAGTTGTACCGCAACTACCAGGCGGAAGAAGTGCTCCTGACCGAGCCCATGAAGAAAAAGCGGCAGGATGAGATTCTGAAGAAGGAGCAGGACGTCAAGGCCTACCAGAATAAAATCTTCGGGTACGAAGGCCAACTGTTCAAAAAGCGCCAGGAACTGACCAAGCCCGTGCAGGACCAGGTGTTCGAAGCCATTGAGAAAGTGGCCAAGAAAAAGCAGCTAGCCATTATTTTCGACAAAGCTGGCGACCTGACGATGCTCTATACCAATCCAACTCACGACTATACGGAATTTGTGATGGAGGAATTGGGTTTAGCATCTGAAGACCGGAACCAGCCGGGCCAGAAGGGTGCCGTTCGGACCGTGACGACCCCGAAAACGCCTGCCGGCGACGATACTGCTACCGACACGGATGCCAGTGCCGCCCCGGCCAGCCGAACGCGTCAGCCTACCAAGGCAACAAATACGCGCCCAGCTACTCGAAAAAATTAA
- a CDS encoding OmpH family outer membrane protein, giving the protein MNKFRLALAVAVLTISTATSALAQAPLKIGYTSVEYVLSQMPESRQIESDLKAYSSQLEAQLKSKYADYQSKAEAYQKGASAMTPVVREDKEKELTNLQNSIQEFQRSADQSLQQKQQALLKPALDKLQKNIDAVAEENGYTYVLNSDGASPVLLHGPKEGDISDLVLKKMGITPGAAPAAKAAPAATTPAATPVNNTTKTKTKSKK; this is encoded by the coding sequence ATGAACAAATTCCGTCTTGCCCTAGCAGTAGCCGTTCTTACCATCAGCACGGCCACCTCGGCACTGGCGCAAGCCCCCCTGAAAATCGGCTATACCAGCGTAGAATACGTTCTGAGCCAGATGCCCGAGAGCCGGCAGATTGAGTCGGATCTGAAAGCCTATAGCTCCCAGCTCGAAGCTCAGCTGAAAAGCAAGTATGCCGACTATCAGTCCAAGGCTGAAGCTTACCAAAAGGGCGCTTCGGCTATGACTCCAGTGGTTCGGGAGGATAAAGAGAAAGAGCTAACGAACCTGCAGAACTCCATCCAGGAGTTTCAGCGCAGCGCCGACCAGAGCCTGCAGCAGAAGCAGCAAGCTCTGCTAAAGCCTGCCCTGGACAAGCTGCAGAAAAACATTGATGCCGTGGCCGAAGAAAACGGCTATACCTATGTTCTGAACTCGGACGGTGCCAGCCCGGTGCTGCTGCACGGCCCTAAGGAAGGTGATATTTCGGATCTGGTGCTGAAGAAAATGGGTATTACGCCCGGTGCTGCCCCAGCTGCCAAAGCTGCTCCGGCCGCTACCACGCCGGCCGCTACGCCTGTTAACAACACGACCAAGACCAAGACGAAGTCGAAAAAGTAA
- a CDS encoding RluA family pseudouridine synthase produces MTSLLDSQLPDPDLPDDENEEGDELYEHHRIRVDRGQELLRLDKFLMNRLSNASRTKIQNAIRAEAVQVNEKVVKSNYRIKPFDVITITLPEPPRDVKVVPEPMDLDIRYEDESLLIVNKPAGLVVHPAFGNWNGTLVNGLAYHLSNLPTGRNGEIRPGLVHRIDKDTSGLLVIGKTEWAMTHLSQQFFHHTIERTYLALVWGIPKETQGTITGHIGRSLKDRKVQAVYPDGDQGKHAVTHYRVLKTFRHVALLQCNLETGRTHQIRAHMKHIGHPLFSDATYGGDKVLYGQRTGSYKAFVDKVFELMPRQALHAKSLGFVHPVTGDTMQFEAELPADFVAALENWEQYAIQHA; encoded by the coding sequence ATGACTTCCTTGCTTGACTCTCAACTGCCCGACCCTGATCTGCCCGACGATGAAAACGAAGAAGGGGATGAACTCTACGAACACCACAGAATCCGCGTCGACCGGGGGCAGGAGCTGCTGCGCCTCGACAAGTTTCTGATGAACCGCCTCTCGAATGCGTCGCGGACCAAGATCCAGAATGCCATTCGGGCCGAGGCCGTGCAGGTGAATGAGAAGGTTGTTAAGTCGAACTACCGCATCAAGCCGTTCGACGTCATTACCATCACGCTGCCCGAGCCTCCGCGCGACGTGAAAGTGGTGCCTGAGCCTATGGACCTCGACATCCGCTACGAAGATGAGTCCTTGCTTATCGTCAATAAGCCCGCCGGTTTGGTGGTGCACCCGGCTTTTGGCAACTGGAACGGCACACTGGTCAACGGCCTTGCTTATCACCTCAGCAACCTGCCCACCGGCCGCAACGGCGAAATCAGGCCCGGCCTAGTGCACCGCATTGATAAGGATACTTCCGGGCTTCTGGTCATTGGCAAAACGGAGTGGGCCATGACGCACTTGTCCCAGCAGTTTTTCCATCATACCATCGAGCGAACCTATTTAGCGTTGGTGTGGGGCATACCAAAGGAAACGCAAGGCACTATTACGGGCCATATTGGGCGCAGCCTGAAGGATCGGAAGGTGCAGGCAGTATATCCCGACGGTGACCAGGGCAAACACGCTGTAACGCACTATAGAGTGCTCAAAACGTTCCGACATGTCGCGTTGCTGCAGTGCAACCTGGAAACGGGCCGCACCCACCAGATTCGGGCCCACATGAAGCACATCGGGCATCCGCTGTTCTCCGATGCCACCTACGGTGGCGACAAGGTGCTCTATGGGCAGCGTACGGGCTCTTACAAGGCTTTTGTCGACAAGGTATTCGAGCTAATGCCCCGACAGGCCCTACATGCTAAATCCCTGGGGTTCGTGCATCCTGTTACCGGCGACACGATGCAGTTCGAAGCTGAACTGCCCGCCGACTTTGTAGCTGCCCTAGAAAATTGGGAACAGTATGCTATTCAGCACGCCTAG
- a CDS encoding tetratricopeptide repeat protein has product MNFKPWKLSLLAALSVSGSAAFAQTTPQKSIELGRYNEARAALLRQGGSNETSFELGRLYQMRDMPDSAAYYFNRISLNPKDATTMVAAGRAALAQGKAAEAQIQFDNAVKATKGKDAKVLTMIAQAYAESDVKDVSKGLSYVEAAHKANKLKDDPALMIARGDIYLKQENGGGEAMNSYDRAVMADANNVLAYYRKGQLNVRSRNYNEARDAFQKAIALDANYAPAYNALAETYFYAGKYDEALSNFQKYTSLAEKSSDTDAKYASFLFLTKKYPEALVEIQKVLAREPNNLTMNRLQAYSLYEVGKNEEAIAAMDKYMKLATPEKIIKEDNVYYAKMLAKGGKGEQGIAMLQKAVAADPTNVDLQNDLATAYIGAKNYPMAIATYKTKMKGQGGLTDQVLLARAYSLNKQYAQADSLYGLVLTARPTYAPGYLMRAQANYGMDPDSKQGLAKPYYEKYVEVAKADPSKYKDGLVEANSYLGYYYYQKGDKTAALPYYQQVLALDPGNQNAKSVVDSMTRSKTATKAPVKKK; this is encoded by the coding sequence ATGAACTTCAAGCCCTGGAAGCTCTCGCTCCTCGCTGCCTTGTCTGTTTCCGGCTCCGCCGCTTTTGCCCAAACGACTCCCCAGAAATCGATTGAACTCGGCCGCTACAACGAAGCCCGCGCGGCTTTGCTCCGGCAAGGTGGTTCGAATGAAACCTCTTTTGAGCTGGGTCGTCTGTACCAGATGCGCGACATGCCCGACTCGGCGGCTTATTACTTCAACCGCATTTCGCTGAACCCCAAAGATGCTACGACAATGGTAGCAGCTGGCCGGGCTGCTCTGGCTCAAGGCAAAGCCGCAGAAGCCCAGATTCAGTTTGACAATGCCGTGAAGGCGACCAAAGGTAAAGATGCCAAGGTTCTGACCATGATTGCTCAGGCCTATGCCGAGTCGGACGTAAAAGACGTGTCGAAAGGCTTGTCGTACGTTGAGGCAGCTCACAAAGCCAACAAGCTAAAAGATGACCCTGCGCTGATGATTGCGCGTGGCGACATCTACCTGAAGCAGGAAAACGGCGGTGGTGAAGCTATGAACAGCTATGACCGGGCCGTAATGGCTGATGCAAACAACGTACTGGCTTACTACCGTAAGGGGCAGCTGAACGTTCGTTCGCGCAACTACAACGAAGCTCGTGACGCCTTCCAGAAAGCAATTGCCCTGGATGCTAACTATGCTCCGGCCTATAACGCCCTGGCTGAAACCTACTTCTATGCCGGTAAGTACGACGAAGCGCTGTCCAACTTCCAGAAGTACACTAGCCTGGCCGAAAAGTCGTCGGACACGGATGCGAAGTATGCTTCGTTCCTGTTCCTGACTAAAAAGTATCCTGAAGCGCTGGTAGAAATTCAGAAAGTATTGGCTCGGGAACCCAACAACCTGACCATGAACCGTCTGCAGGCTTATTCACTCTACGAAGTAGGTAAGAATGAGGAGGCCATTGCTGCTATGGATAAGTACATGAAGCTTGCTACCCCCGAGAAAATCATCAAGGAGGACAACGTGTACTACGCCAAAATGCTGGCTAAAGGCGGCAAAGGCGAGCAAGGTATTGCTATGCTACAAAAAGCCGTTGCTGCTGATCCTACCAACGTAGACCTGCAAAATGACCTGGCTACTGCTTACATCGGTGCCAAGAACTACCCGATGGCCATTGCCACCTACAAGACCAAAATGAAGGGTCAGGGCGGCTTGACGGACCAAGTACTGCTGGCGCGGGCCTATAGCCTGAACAAGCAATACGCCCAGGCCGATAGCCTGTACGGCTTGGTACTGACGGCTCGTCCGACCTACGCTCCTGGTTATTTGATGCGCGCTCAGGCCAACTACGGTATGGACCCGGACTCCAAGCAAGGCTTGGCCAAGCCTTACTATGAGAAATACGTAGAGGTGGCCAAAGCGGACCCTTCCAAGTATAAGGACGGTCTGGTAGAAGCCAACAGCTACCTGGGTTACTATTACTACCAGAAAGGCGACAAAACCGCTGCTCTGCCCTACTACCAGCAAGTTCTGGCCCTGGACCCAGGCAACCAGAACGCTAAGTCGGTAGTGGATAGCATGACTCGCTCGAAGACGGCTACGAAAGCGCCCGTTAAGAAGAAATAG
- a CDS encoding PstS family phosphate ABC transporter substrate-binding protein, protein MSGLLLAGCNQYQGPVEDTSDTPTSGTLSISVDETFAPILQSQVDTFQKLYPAARITASYKPEAEAMQDLMNNKVRVAVVTRQLNAQEQAEFQRLKIVPRIARLAVDGLAIVVHPSNADSLLTVAKLRDIFTGKLQQWPEVSGKKGLGEINVVFDTNYSSTTRFVQDSLTKGAPLTKRVFAAKSNPALLDYVATHPNAIGIIGVNWISDRDDASVQSFLKKVRIVGVSANPTPRSADDYLQPYQAYLALKTYPLRRDVYLVSREARAGLGTGFASFAAGNKGQLIVLKSGLVPATGQMRIIDTNKR, encoded by the coding sequence TTGAGCGGCCTTTTGTTGGCTGGCTGTAACCAGTACCAGGGCCCAGTGGAGGACACGTCCGACACGCCCACCAGCGGCACCTTGAGCATCAGCGTTGATGAGACGTTTGCCCCTATCCTGCAGTCCCAGGTTGATACGTTCCAGAAACTGTATCCTGCCGCACGGATTACGGCTTCTTATAAGCCCGAAGCGGAGGCTATGCAGGACTTGATGAACAACAAGGTACGCGTAGCCGTTGTAACCCGGCAGCTGAATGCTCAAGAACAGGCTGAGTTTCAGCGCCTGAAAATTGTTCCCCGCATTGCCCGCCTCGCCGTCGATGGCCTCGCCATCGTAGTTCATCCCAGCAACGCCGACTCCCTGCTGACCGTGGCCAAGCTCCGGGATATCTTCACCGGCAAGCTGCAGCAGTGGCCCGAGGTAAGTGGCAAGAAAGGTCTGGGCGAAATCAACGTGGTATTCGACACCAACTATTCCAGCACCACGCGCTTCGTGCAGGACTCTCTAACCAAAGGCGCGCCGCTCACCAAGCGGGTTTTTGCGGCCAAATCGAACCCTGCTCTGCTTGATTACGTTGCTACTCATCCTAATGCCATTGGCATAATTGGAGTAAACTGGATCAGTGACCGGGATGATGCGTCGGTACAGAGCTTTTTAAAGAAAGTGCGAATTGTGGGTGTTAGTGCCAACCCCACACCGCGAAGTGCCGACGATTACCTGCAGCCGTACCAGGCGTATCTGGCTCTAAAAACCTACCCGCTGCGCCGGGATGTATACTTAGTTAGCCGGGAAGCCCGCGCCGGGCTTGGCACCGGTTTTGCATCCTTTGCAGCGGGCAACAAAGGCCAGCTGATTGTCCTTAAATCGGGACTGGTACCGGCAACGGGCCAGATGCGTATCATTGATACCAACAAGCGCTAG
- a CDS encoding energy transducer TonB — protein sequence MNTTNLHTASLDEIIFEGRNKAYGAFVLRQLYNRHLARALAITVTLALLLVSITLVMQRFFPAALPSIPQIVEKPVDLTYIAPPKPPKAIATPKPTITQPQPVVVTPHADVAPRVVKDDLVTKPMVTTEPSLINDNTLIEGKPGGDAISGPSSTVPGTDSGTTTAPPPSKPFVHVEVMPEFAGGINALRKYMQSNLRYPKQALANAVSGKVFVSFTVQADGSISDVQVLKGLGYGTDEEAARVVSSMPSWTPGRQNSRPVAVRYTMPITFQYQ from the coding sequence ATGAACACCACCAACCTGCACACCGCCTCGCTTGATGAAATCATCTTCGAGGGCCGCAACAAAGCCTACGGTGCCTTCGTCCTGCGCCAGCTCTACAACCGCCATCTGGCCCGCGCCTTGGCTATCACGGTAACCTTAGCCCTGCTGTTGGTTAGCATTACGCTGGTTATGCAACGGTTTTTCCCCGCTGCTTTGCCTAGTATTCCCCAAATTGTGGAGAAGCCCGTTGATTTGACGTACATCGCCCCACCCAAGCCGCCAAAAGCTATTGCAACGCCTAAGCCGACCATAACCCAGCCGCAACCCGTAGTAGTGACACCCCACGCCGATGTAGCTCCTAGAGTGGTAAAAGATGACTTGGTCACCAAGCCCATGGTTACCACCGAGCCTTCCTTGATAAATGACAATACCCTAATTGAAGGCAAGCCAGGTGGAGATGCCATTAGCGGTCCTAGCTCTACCGTACCTGGCACTGATTCGGGCACGACTACGGCTCCTCCTCCTTCTAAGCCCTTTGTGCATGTGGAAGTAATGCCTGAATTTGCCGGTGGCATTAACGCGCTGCGCAAGTACATGCAAAGCAACCTTCGTTACCCTAAGCAGGCTTTGGCTAATGCCGTGTCGGGTAAAGTATTTGTTTCGTTTACGGTGCAAGCTGACGGTTCTATTTCTGACGTGCAGGTGCTTAAAGGGCTAGGGTATGGCACCGACGAGGAAGCAGCCCGCGTGGTTAGCAGCATGCCTTCCTGGACGCCGGGGCGGCAAAATAGCCGCCCAGTAGCGGTACGTTACACGATGCCAATCACCTTTCAGTACCAATAG
- a CDS encoding energy transducer TonB, protein MKEEKIPDQEELEDKVIATETVKGNTDNPADLTGLGDEGANKVVEEVVENKVYTYVEQMPTPPGGMEGLLSYLGKTIKYPALALRNQVEGKVFISFVVGPTGGITDVKVTKGIGAGCDEEAVRVIKAMPAWTPGKQNGRPVSVSYTVPVTFAIK, encoded by the coding sequence GTGAAGGAAGAGAAGATTCCGGATCAGGAAGAACTGGAGGACAAAGTAATTGCTACCGAAACCGTAAAAGGTAACACCGACAATCCCGCTGACCTCACCGGTCTTGGGGATGAAGGTGCTAACAAGGTAGTAGAAGAGGTAGTAGAGAATAAGGTCTACACGTACGTAGAACAGATGCCTACTCCTCCCGGCGGTATGGAAGGTTTGCTCTCTTATCTGGGCAAAACCATTAAGTACCCTGCTTTGGCCCTGCGCAACCAGGTTGAGGGCAAAGTGTTCATCAGCTTCGTGGTAGGCCCAACGGGTGGTATCACGGATGTGAAAGTAACCAAAGGCATCGGTGCCGGCTGCGACGAAGAAGCAGTTCGCGTTATCAAGGCCATGCCCGCTTGGACGCCCGGTAAGCAGAATGGCCGTCCGGTAAGTGTTTCGTACACGGTTCCGGTAACCTTCGCTATCAAGTAG
- a CDS encoding ExbD/TolR family protein: MAEIQQQADSGKGGKKRAKKMSTKIDMTPMVDLAFLLLTFFMLTTTFSKPTVMQLNMPVKPKAEDEKSEIKASNAFTVLLGENNKIYYYDGLLSADVKPELVASSYDANGIRKILLQRRQANPEVVVLIKPVDKSNYKNMVDILDEMNITDQKKYALVDISKADEDLIKTSGL; this comes from the coding sequence ATGGCAGAAATACAACAACAAGCCGACTCCGGTAAAGGAGGTAAGAAGCGGGCCAAGAAAATGTCGACCAAAATCGACATGACGCCGATGGTGGACTTGGCCTTCCTGCTCCTCACCTTCTTCATGCTGACGACAACCTTCAGCAAGCCGACCGTGATGCAGCTCAACATGCCCGTAAAGCCAAAAGCCGAGGACGAAAAATCTGAGATTAAGGCTTCGAATGCTTTCACGGTACTGCTGGGTGAGAACAACAAGATCTATTATTATGATGGCTTGTTGTCTGCTGATGTGAAGCCTGAGCTGGTAGCTTCGAGCTACGACGCCAACGGTATCCGCAAAATCTTGCTGCAGCGCCGTCAGGCCAACCCAGAAGTAGTTGTGCTGATCAAACCCGTTGACAAGTCCAATTACAAGAACATGGTTGACATCCTCGACGAGATGAACATTACCGACCAGAAGAAATACGCTCTGGTTGACATCTCGAAGGCTGATGAGGACCTGATTAAAACTTCCGGGCTATGA
- a CDS encoding ExbD/TolR family protein: MPKVKPHRTSPSLDMTPMVDLAFLLVTFFMLTTKFAPEEAVVVDTPSSTSEIRLPESHVITISVDKDKRVFFGMDDAKPKLDLLTRVGAKYGVSFTAAQAKTFSNLSSFGVPVQQLPDFLSRDNEQRKALRQPGIPADSLNNQFIDWVVEAQAASRKEFGKPAYIAIKGDGNADVPTVKKVIQLLQDKNINRFNLITDLESKPVAGK; encoded by the coding sequence ATGCCAAAAGTAAAACCTCATAGAACGTCCCCCTCGTTGGATATGACTCCGATGGTGGACTTGGCATTCCTGCTGGTGACCTTCTTCATGCTCACCACCAAGTTTGCTCCCGAGGAAGCTGTAGTGGTGGATACGCCCTCATCTACTTCCGAAATTCGCCTGCCGGAAAGCCATGTTATCACCATTTCGGTGGACAAGGACAAGCGGGTATTCTTCGGAATGGATGATGCTAAACCCAAGCTGGACCTGTTGACCCGGGTAGGTGCTAAGTACGGAGTAAGCTTCACGGCTGCTCAGGCAAAGACCTTCTCCAACCTGTCGAGCTTTGGCGTACCGGTACAACAGCTTCCCGACTTCCTAAGCCGCGACAACGAGCAGCGCAAAGCCCTCAGGCAGCCTGGCATTCCTGCCGACTCTCTGAACAACCAGTTTATCGACTGGGTGGTAGAAGCGCAGGCTGCTAGCCGCAAGGAGTTCGGTAAGCCCGCTTACATCGCCATCAAAGGCGACGGTAACGCGGACGTACCAACCGTGAAGAAAGTCATCCAACTGCTGCAGGATAAGAACATCAACCGTTTCAACCTGATTACTGACTTGGAGTCCAAGCCGGTAGCCGGGAAATAA
- a CDS encoding MotA/TolQ/ExbB proton channel family protein — MEQKNAMNKNVRPAAPAAPQGEAKGGSAFAAIVIPLALIVSIIIYKFVFGSPGNFQGGNPENNPLPGNYLGIIYKGGVIVPILLTLFLLVITFSIERFLTISKAKGSKSIEAFIRNVRQKLNVNDITGALAACDQQKGSVASVVKAGLGKYQEMARDRSLDKDSKIAAIQKEIEESTALELPMLEKNLVILSTIASVATLIGLLGTVFGMINAFSALANAGAPDAVGLANGISEALINTALGILTSALAIIAYNFFTSKIDELTYSIDEAGFSIIQTFASQHGEKETYTA; from the coding sequence ATGGAACAAAAGAATGCCATGAATAAAAACGTGCGGCCCGCCGCTCCCGCTGCTCCTCAGGGCGAAGCGAAAGGCGGTTCCGCGTTTGCCGCCATCGTGATTCCACTGGCGTTGATCGTATCGATTATCATCTACAAGTTTGTTTTTGGTAGCCCCGGCAACTTCCAGGGTGGCAATCCTGAAAATAACCCCCTGCCCGGTAACTACCTCGGCATTATTTACAAAGGTGGTGTTATTGTACCGATTCTGCTGACGCTGTTCCTGTTGGTAATCACCTTCTCGATCGAGCGTTTCCTGACCATCAGCAAGGCTAAAGGCTCGAAGAGCATCGAAGCTTTCATCCGCAACGTGCGTCAGAAGCTGAATGTAAACGACATCACCGGCGCTCTGGCCGCCTGCGACCAGCAAAAAGGCTCGGTTGCTAGCGTAGTAAAAGCTGGCCTGGGCAAATACCAGGAGATGGCTCGTGACCGCAGCCTCGACAAAGACTCGAAAATTGCTGCCATTCAGAAGGAAATTGAAGAGTCGACGGCTCTGGAACTGCCCATGCTGGAAAAGAACCTCGTTATCCTGTCGACCATCGCTTCGGTAGCTACCCTGATTGGTCTGCTCGGTACGGTATTCGGTATGATCAACGCCTTCTCGGCTCTTGCTAACGCTGGTGCTCCTGACGCAGTAGGTCTGGCCAACGGTATTTCGGAAGCTCTGATCAACACGGCTCTGGGTATCTTGACCTCGGCCCTGGCCATCATTGCCTACAACTTCTTCACCAGCAAGATTGACGAGCTGACCTACAGCATCGATGAAGCTGGCTTCAGCATTATCCAGACGTTTGCTTCGCAGCACGGCGAAAAAGAAACTTATACTGCTTAG
- the mazG gene encoding nucleoside triphosphate pyrophosphohydrolase, giving the protein METQPSMPNRRAEQLAAFGRLLDVLDRLRAECPWDKKQTMQSLRHLTIEETYELSDAILRDDLADVKKELGDVMLHLTFYAKIASETGHFDIADVLDAQCEKLIFRHPHIYGDTTVNDEEDVKRNWEQLKLREKGNSSVLGGVPTSLPALVKAMRIQEKARGAGFDWEKPEQVWEKVQEELGEFGVEYAHTDPEQRNQERAAAEFGDLLFSLVNFARFAGINPEEALERTNRKFIQRFQYLETESARDGHRLADLNLAQMDTYWERAKKLNLNQQETDEQK; this is encoded by the coding sequence ATGGAAACACAACCCTCAATGCCCAACCGGCGCGCCGAACAGCTGGCCGCCTTCGGCCGTTTGCTCGACGTGCTGGACCGCCTGCGGGCCGAATGTCCGTGGGATAAGAAACAAACCATGCAGAGTTTACGTCATCTCACCATTGAGGAGACGTACGAACTCTCTGACGCCATTCTGCGCGACGACCTGGCGGATGTGAAGAAGGAACTCGGCGACGTGATGCTCCACCTCACCTTTTACGCCAAAATAGCCTCCGAGACGGGCCATTTTGATATTGCGGATGTCCTCGACGCCCAATGTGAGAAACTCATCTTTCGTCACCCGCACATTTATGGCGACACGACTGTGAACGACGAGGAAGACGTGAAACGCAATTGGGAGCAACTCAAATTGCGGGAAAAAGGCAACTCCTCGGTGCTAGGCGGCGTTCCTACTTCATTGCCGGCCCTGGTCAAAGCCATGCGGATCCAGGAGAAGGCCCGTGGGGCCGGTTTCGACTGGGAAAAACCCGAGCAGGTATGGGAGAAAGTGCAGGAAGAGTTAGGAGAATTCGGAGTTGAGTACGCACACACTGACCCCGAGCAGCGTAATCAGGAGCGGGCTGCCGCCGAGTTTGGCGACCTACTTTTTTCCTTAGTCAACTTTGCCCGATTCGCGGGCATCAATCCGGAAGAAGCCTTGGAACGCACCAACCGCAAGTTCATTCAGCGCTTCCAATACCTGGAAACCGAGTCGGCCCGCGACGGTCACCGACTGGCCGATTTGAACCTGGCTCAAATGGACACGTACTGGGAGCGAGCCAAAAAACTCAACTTAAATCAGCAAGAAACCGACGAGCAGAAATAG
- the glmM gene encoding phosphoglucosamine mutase, translating into MALIKSISGIRGTIGGAAGEGLTPIDVVKYAAAFGTWVLEKTQNNTIVIGRDARISGEMVSKLVEGTLRGLGIDVIDLGLSTTPTVEIAVPAKKAGGGIILTASHNPKQWNALKLLNDKGEFISDEEGQAVLALGDNESFNFAPVNKLGQYSTDNTFFKKHIKAILALPLVDVEAIKAKKFRVVIDCVNSTGGIVVPMLLEALGVEKVEKLFCEPTGDFAHNPEPLPENLRDIARVLEKGSFDLGIVVDPDVDRLALVNEDGSMFGEEYTLVAVADYVLQQSGGGNTVSNLSSTRALRDVTEKAGGNYAAAAVGEVNVVTKMKETNAIIGGEGNGGIIYPELHYGRDSLVGIALFLSHLAKSNLTMTRLRASYPGYFISKNKIELTPEIDTDQVLVQMQQRYAKQPVNTIDGVKIEFDKEWVHLRKSNTEPIIRIYAESDSNATADHLANKIIADIKEIISQKS; encoded by the coding sequence GTGGCACTGATCAAATCAATTTCCGGCATCCGGGGCACCATCGGCGGCGCAGCCGGCGAAGGCCTGACCCCCATTGACGTAGTGAAGTATGCAGCGGCCTTTGGCACCTGGGTACTGGAAAAAACGCAGAACAACACGATTGTCATCGGTCGGGACGCACGCATTTCGGGCGAGATGGTCAGTAAGCTGGTGGAAGGTACCCTGCGCGGACTGGGCATCGACGTAATCGACCTGGGCCTGAGCACGACACCAACCGTGGAAATAGCCGTGCCCGCCAAAAAAGCCGGCGGTGGCATCATCCTCACGGCCTCGCACAATCCTAAGCAGTGGAACGCGCTGAAGCTGCTCAACGACAAGGGCGAGTTCATTTCCGACGAGGAAGGGCAGGCTGTGCTGGCCCTGGGCGACAACGAGTCTTTCAACTTTGCTCCGGTCAACAAGCTGGGACAGTACTCGACCGACAACACCTTCTTCAAGAAGCACATCAAAGCCATTCTGGCCCTGCCGCTGGTCGATGTGGAGGCCATCAAGGCCAAGAAGTTTCGCGTCGTTATCGACTGCGTCAACTCCACCGGCGGCATTGTGGTGCCCATGCTGCTCGAAGCCCTGGGCGTAGAGAAAGTGGAAAAGCTGTTCTGTGAGCCCACCGGCGACTTTGCCCATAACCCCGAGCCCCTACCCGAAAACCTGCGCGACATTGCCCGGGTACTGGAAAAAGGCTCCTTCGACCTGGGCATTGTGGTGGACCCCGACGTGGACCGCCTCGCCCTGGTAAACGAGGACGGCAGCATGTTCGGGGAAGAGTACACCCTGGTAGCTGTGGCCGACTACGTACTGCAGCAGAGCGGGGGCGGCAATACCGTCAGCAACCTGAGCAGTACCCGCGCTCTGCGCGACGTGACCGAAAAAGCCGGCGGCAACTACGCCGCCGCCGCCGTGGGCGAGGTGAACGTAGTGACCAAGATGAAGGAAACCAACGCCATTATCGGTGGCGAGGGAAACGGCGGTATTATCTACCCCGAACTGCACTACGGTCGCGACTCCTTGGTGGGCATTGCGCTTTTCTTGAGCCACCTGGCCAAGTCGAACCTGACTATGACGCGCCTGCGGGCTTCGTATCCGGGCTACTTCATCTCCAAGAACAAGATTGAGCTGACGCCCGAAATTGATACCGACCAGGTACTGGTGCAGATGCAGCAGCGCTACGCCAAGCAGCCGGTAAATACCATCGACGGGGTGAAAATCGAGTTTGACAAGGAGTGGGTGCACCTGCGCAAGTCCAACACGGAGCCTATCATTCGCATCTACGCCGAATCGGACTCCAACGCCACGGCCGACCACTTGGCCAACAAGATTATTGCTGACATCAAGGAGATTATCTCCCAGAAGAGCTAG